The following coding sequences lie in one Arachis hypogaea cultivar Tifrunner chromosome 4, arahy.Tifrunner.gnm2.J5K5, whole genome shotgun sequence genomic window:
- the LOC112797384 gene encoding uncharacterized protein codes for MMGSGTNLVTTVIGFGMSATFIVFVCTRIICGRIRGSVESRMMYEIESRIDIEQPEHHANDPEPEPVMLDAIPTLKFNQEAFSAIEDTQCVICLADYREREVLRIMPKCGHTFHLSCIDIWLRKQSTCPVCRLPLKNSSEAKHVRPVTFTMSQPLDESHTPERNQDSESRVEPAASNSSQPPPPGEPEARQ; via the exons ATGATGGGTTCAGGTACCAATTTGGTTACCACGGTCATTGGGTTTGGGATGAGTGCCACTTTCATTGTGTTTGTGTGCACAAGAATCATTTGTGGGAGGATAAGAGGGAGTGTTGAATCTCGCATGATGTATGAGATTGAATCCAGGATTGACATAGAACAG CCAGAACATCATGCTAATGACCCTGAACCTGAGCCTGTTATGCTTGATGCAATCCCCACTTTGAAGTTCAACCAAGAGGCCTTCAGTGCCATTGAAGATACACA GTGTGTCATATGTTTGGCAGATTACAGAGAAAGAGAAGTGTTACGCATCATGCCGAAATGCGGTCACACATTTCATCTTTCTTGCATTGACATATGGCTGAGGAAACAATCCACTTGCCCGGTATGCCGTCTGCCATTGAAAAACTCGTCCGAGGCGAAACATGTTAGACCTGTTACATTTACCATGAGCCAGCCTCTTGATGAGTCGCACACACCAGAAAGGAATCAAGATAGTGAGAGTCGTGTCGAACCGGCCGCTAGCAACTCCTCACAACCACCACCTCCTGGAGAACCAGAAGCAAGGCAATGA
- the LOC112797387 gene encoding uncharacterized protein, translated as MDDYDSSMAEHQHPSTQPPLPELIHSLEQATFMAKQLQSTTNPSHLLQIHTSLHHAHQNLSTFLSTLQFPPPPPPPPAAENSVSSANGAAGEPMQMGDDDGGGGNGDDGVVDAEETSKCTIEKVEEKMRDCFIKNKRAKRPLSPSAAAAIEEKRLSDEGFVGRVKDYDPHAMKLRALDLVYQFHG; from the coding sequence ATGGATGATTATGATTCTTCCATGGCAGAACATCAGCACCCATCAACGCAACCACCATTACCAGAACTTATTCACTCtctagaacaagcaactttcatgGCAAAACAGCTTCAATCCACGACCAACCCTTCCCACCTTCTCCAAATTCACACCTCCCTCCACCATGCCCACCAAAACCTCTCTACCTTCCTCTCCACCCTCCAATTCCCCCCTCCCCCTCCGCCACCGCCCGCCGCTGAGAACTCTGTCTCCTCCGCCAATGGGGCCGCTGGGGAACCGATGCAGATGggtgatgatgatggtggtggtggtaatgGTGATGATGGGGTGGTTGATGCAGAGGAGACATCAAAGTGCACAATTGAAAAGGTTGAGGAGAAGATGAGAGACTGCTTCATCAAGAATAAGAGGGCTAAGCGGCCCCTTTCGCCTTCGGCGGCCGCGGCAATTGAGGAGAAACGGTTGTCTGATGAAGGGTTTGTTGGGAGAGTTAAGGACTATGATCCACATGCAATGAAGTTGAGAGCTTTGGACCTTGTTTATCAGTTtcatggttga
- the LOC112797386 gene encoding ribosomal RNA small subunit methyltransferase, chloroplastic, with amino-acid sequence MLPSSLSYLQTLPPIPHPEQVSKAGIRRRTLRIACAGKGSKAARPATDDYHSTLRALNSKGRFPRKSLGQHYMLNSEINDHLAAAAGVGEGDVVLEIGPGTGSLTNVLLNSGAFVLAVEKDKHMATLVSERFSSTGKLKVLTEDIVKCHVRSHVSSLFESITEMDPETKKAKVVANIPFNISTDVIKLLLPMGDIFSEVVLLLQDETALRLAESSLRTSEYRPINIFVNFYSDPEYKFKVPRTNFFPQPNVDAAVVSFKLKQPKDYPEVSSRKSFFSMVNSAFNEKRKMLRKSLQHICTSVEIEEALRSISLLPTSRPEELTLDDFVKLHNLIVKE; translated from the exons ATGCTTCCTTCATCGCTTTCCTATCTTCAAACGCTCCCGCCAATTCCTCATCCGGAGCAAGTTAGCAAAGCCGGCATACGGCGCCGAACGCTGCGCATTGCTTGTGCCGGAAAAGGCAGCAAAGCTGCGAGGCCAGCCACTGACGACTACCATTCCACTCTCAGAGCTCTCAACTCCAAAGGCAGGTTCCCCAGAAAATCTCTTGGCCAG CATTATATGTTGAACTCCGAGATCAACGATCATCTTGCTGCTGCAGCTGGTGTTGGAGAAGGTGATGTTGTGCTAGAAATTGGTCCTGGAACCGGTTCCTTGACCAATGTTCTGTTAAATTCTGGTGCATTCGTTCTTGCAGTTGAGAAG GACAAACACATGGCCACCCTTGTGAGCGAAAGATTTTCGAGCACAGGAAAGCTGAAG GTTTTGACTGAGGATATTGTCAAATGTCATGTGCGCTCCCATGTGTCATCTTTGTTTGAAAGTATAACAGAAATGGATCCTGAAACTAAAAAAGCAAAA GTGGTTGCCAACATTCCTTTTAATATCAGTACAGATGTGATCAAACTGCTACTTCCGATGGGTGACATTTTCTCAGAAGTGGTTCTATTGCTTCAG GATGAGACTGCCTTGCGGTTGGCAGAATCATCACTCAGGACTTCCGAGTATCGTCCCATCAATATATTTGTTAACTTCTACTCAG ATCCTGAGTACAAATTTAAGGTCCCAAGGACAAATTTTTTTCCTCAGCCTAAT GTAGATGCAGCTGTTGTCTCGTTCAAGCTGAAGCAGCCAAAAGACTACCCAGAAGTTTCTTCCCGGAAAAGCTTCTTCTCAATG GTCAATTCAGCTTTCAATGAGAAGCGTAAGATGTTGCGCAAGTCACTTCAGCACATATGCACATCCGTTGAGATTGAAGAAGCCTTAAGAAGCATTAGTCTCCTACCAACA TCAAGACCAGAAGAACTAACATTGGATGATTTTGTAAAGTTGCATAACTTGATTGTCAAAGAGTAG